The Cytobacillus sp. NJ13 sequence AAAAAAGGAACAGCAACCAAGTTGCTGTTCCCGCCTCCAATCGGAGGTTTATTAATACATTTCAGATGTAGTCTTCGCCTGCATGTGCAGAAGAATGTAGTCAGGGCCGCCCGCTTTGGAGTCAGTTCCGGACATGTTGAATCCGCCGAATGGCTGGTATCCAACGATCGCACCTGTACAGCCGCGGTTGAAGTATAAGTTTCCAACATGGAAATCTTCGCGTGCTTTTTGGATGTGCTCACGGTTCTGCGTAATCACAGCTCCTGTTAAGCCGTACTCTGTGTTGTTTGCGATTTCAAGCGCATGGTCGAAATCTTTTGCTTTTGTGAAGCCAACGACCGGCCCAAAGATTTCTTCCTGCATTAAACGTGCATCTGGGGCAAGGTCAGCGAATACAGTCGGCTTGATGAAGAAGCCTTTGGAGCTGTCTCCCTCTCCGCCTGTCATCAGCTTGCCTTCTTCTTTGCCGATTTCGATGTAGCTCATAATCTTATCAAATGCACCCTGGTCAATCACAGGACCCATGTAGTTGCTTTGATCTTCCGGATTGCCCTGTGTCAATTCGTTTGTCAGCTCGACAACGCGGTTTAACACTTGATTGTATACATCTTCTACAATGATTGCACGTGAACATGCAGAGCACTTCTGGCCGGAGAAACCGAATGCAGAAGCCACGATAGAAGTAGCAGCCAGCTCAAGATCTGCTTCTTTGTCCACAACAATTGTGTCTTTACCGCCCATTTCTGCGATTACACGCTTCAGCCAGATTTGGCCTTCGTTTAACTTGGACGCGCGTTCGTTGATGCGAAGTCCAACGTCACGTGAACCTGTGAATGAGATGAAGCGAGTGTCTTTATGGTCAACTAAATAGTCGCCCACTTCTGCACCGCTGCCCGGCACGAAGTTCAGAACACCCTTCGGAAGACCCGCTTCTTCCATCACTTCTACGAATTTCGCAGCCACAATCGGTGTTGTAGAAGCTGGTTTTAATAGTACTGTGTTTCCTGCCACAATTGCCGCAACGGTTGTGCCGGCCATGATTGCAAGCGGGAAGTTCCAAGGAGAGATGATGATGCCCACCCCTAATGGAATGTAGTCATAACGGTTATATTCATTCGGACGGCTGTTTACTGGAACACCGTCTTTAATTGTTAAAATTTGGCGCGCATAGTATTCAAGGAAGTCGATTGCTTCCGCAGTATCAGCATCTGACTCGTTCCAAGGCTTTCCTGCTTCTTTTGTTAGAAGGGCAGAAAACTCATGCTTGCGGCGGCGGATAATTGCAGCAGCTTTGAATAAAACATCTGCGCGTGTTTCCGGCTTCACTTTTCTCCATGTTTTGAACGCTTCAACTGCAGCCTGCATCGCTTTTTCCGCAAGCTCGCGGTTTGCCTTTGAAACACGGCCAACTACTTCTTCTTTATTAGAAGGATTGATTGATACAATTTTATCTTCAGTAGAAATGCGCTCTCCGCCAATTAAAAGATCATAATCCTGGCCCAAATAGCTTTCTACAGTTTGTAAACCCTTTAAATATGCTTCACGATTTTCTTCTTCTTTAAAATTCGTGAATGGCTCATGCTTATAAGGTTGTACCATTTTTACCGCCTCCTGAGTGTACAAATATCAAACGCCAGATCGTAGCGCCCCGTCCCGTTTTATAAACATGCTGGACAAGGTCTGCTATTTTCTTAAAACGTTTTCATCCAAACACTATATTAACACGAAAATAACATTATCTTCAAACATTCTCCGCTGATGTTATATATTAACATCCATTGATAGAAATTACGGTTTCACTTAGAACGATAAGGGGTTGAAGCTTCTTAGGTCAGGTATTGGATAAAACTGTTATATAAAAAATTCTAGTACTGTTATTCTTATTCTTTAGAAGGGAGATCATTTTTCCTAACTTCTTTATCATTTTACAGCTATGACCTTTTTATGGAGACCCTTATTCTTGCTACTCTTCCTATTGGGTCGCCATTGTCCTCTATGGTGACCATTTTTCTCGAGCTTCTTCCTTTTTCGTCTTCATGAATCCTCTATGATGACCATTTTCCTCGAGCTTCTTCCTTTTTCGTCTTCATGAAGACTCTATGACGACCATTTTTCTTGAGCCTCCTCCTTTTTCGTCTTCATGAAGACTCTATGGCGACCATTTTCCTCGAGCTTCTTCCTCTTTCGTCTTCATGAAGCCTCTATGACGACCATTTTTCTTGAGCCTCCTCCTTTTTCGTCTTCATGAAGCCTCTATGGCGACCATTTTCCTTGAGCTTCTTCCTTTTTCGTCTTCATGAAGCCTCTATGACGACCATTTTTCTTGAGCCTCCTCCTTTTTCGTCTTCATGAAGCCTCTATGGCGACCATTTTTCTCGAGCTTCTTCCTTTTTCGTCTTCATGAAGCCTCTATGACGACCATTTTTCTCAAACCGCTTCCAATTTCGTCGCCATGCCCGCAATCCTCTCTCCTTAAATTTAAAAAACCCAGAAGGTGCATCCTCTGCACTTCTGGGTACCCTAGTTCTATTGATAGATATGGACAAAAGGTTCGCTTTGGTCTGCTTTCCGGACTACGAGCGCTTCCGGGCCGTTGACGGATGAGATATTCACCTGGACTGAGATGTATTCAGGGAAGTGTTTGACAACAAGCCCTGTTACATATTGCGTAAATCCAATCGCTTCTGCTTTTCCATAGAATTGAATGGGGATATCAATATTGACTTCCTGCAATTGGTCCTGAGCGTAGAAGGCTTTACCGATAACTCCATTGAAGTTCGGGAAGTAGGTTTCTACATCCTGTTTAAAGTTAAGAAAAGCCGTTAAATCATCACGATGATTTTTTTCAGCCGTGTTTGAAGGAAAAAGGACATATTTCTCGCTGACATCTTCCCATCCGCCTAGCTTGGTGCTTCCTTTGTCTGCCGTAGCGTATGCAAAGAAGCTTCCTGGCACAACCGAGGTTCTTGCTTGCTGTTCAAACAAAGCAATGGTTACCGGCACATCTTTCAGGCCTTTGATTTGCCGTACTCTCTGCAGTACTTCTTCAGCCAGCTTTTGACCTTCTCGTTCAATGACATCATGGTCAATCTTTGTTTCGAAAGTGGCGCCATATTGTTCCTTTTGATAATAATGGACAGAGTTCATGGCAAGGCCAATGACAACACCCCCGAGCCCCACTTTTCCATCATCATTTTTCAGCAAATAGTTGTGTTCAAGAATATGGGCAAGGTAGATCGGGC is a genomic window containing:
- the pruA gene encoding L-glutamate gamma-semialdehyde dehydrogenase, which encodes MVQPYKHEPFTNFKEEENREAYLKGLQTVESYLGQDYDLLIGGERISTEDKIVSINPSNKEEVVGRVSKANRELAEKAMQAAVEAFKTWRKVKPETRADVLFKAAAIIRRRKHEFSALLTKEAGKPWNESDADTAEAIDFLEYYARQILTIKDGVPVNSRPNEYNRYDYIPLGVGIIISPWNFPLAIMAGTTVAAIVAGNTVLLKPASTTPIVAAKFVEVMEEAGLPKGVLNFVPGSGAEVGDYLVDHKDTRFISFTGSRDVGLRINERASKLNEGQIWLKRVIAEMGGKDTIVVDKEADLELAATSIVASAFGFSGQKCSACSRAIIVEDVYNQVLNRVVELTNELTQGNPEDQSNYMGPVIDQGAFDKIMSYIEIGKEEGKLMTGGEGDSSKGFFIKPTVFADLAPDARLMQEEIFGPVVGFTKAKDFDHALEIANNTEYGLTGAVITQNREHIQKAREDFHVGNLYFNRGCTGAIVGYQPFGGFNMSGTDSKAGGPDYILLHMQAKTTSEMY
- a CDS encoding CamS family sex pheromone protein — protein: MKKLMMLALSLTLLLAGCAPNFNKQEEVVQEDKNEEDKAIIPNYKISEKYYRTLLPFEPSESRGLVVNNVSTKYDINEFETGLMRVAQNTFDPDKYLFQEGQYLKRATVQAWLNRKFTDAQLKEREMKAEDNIGLNPMIADGGDIEKNNEKSPIYLAHILEHNYLLKNDDGKVGLGGVVIGLAMNSVHYYQKEQYGATFETKIDHDVIEREGQKLAEEVLQRVRQIKGLKDVPVTIALFEQQARTSVVPGSFFAYATADKGSTKLGGWEDVSEKYVLFPSNTAEKNHRDDLTAFLNFKQDVETYFPNFNGVIGKAFYAQDQLQEVNIDIPIQFYGKAEAIGFTQYVTGLVVKHFPEYISVQVNISSVNGPEALVVRKADQSEPFVHIYQ